The Buchnera aphidicola (Pentalonia nigronervosa) DNA segment CGTTAGGAATAGAATTGATTAATACAAGTTTAAGATCAATTTTTCCAGGACTGACATATTAATTTTTTTATATATTTATATGAAAAATTGGATATATTTTGAATAACAAGATAATTTACTTTCGTAATTTAGGATTAGAAAATTGGTTTACTACTTTTGTCAAAATGAATGATTTTGTAACATTACGTAATTTACATACATTTGATGAAATTTGGTTTGTTGAGCATTATCCAATTTTTACTCAAGGACAATCGCAAACACAAAAAAATATGATATTTTCTAATATGATTCCAATTGTAAAAACTAATAGAGGAGGTCAAATTACGTACCATGGACCTGGGCAACAAATATTATATTTTTTGATTGATATTAGGCGTCGAAAGATCTCGATTCGTACTTTAATTAAAATTATGCAAATAATAGTTGTAGAAACATTAAAAAAATTTTCTCTGCATTCTTATATTAAAAATTTATTACCTGGTGTATACGTGAACAAAAAAAAAATATGCTCTTTAGGATTAAGAGTGCAAAATGGTTCAACATTACATGGTTTAGCATTAAATGTTAACATGGATTTAACACCGTTTAGTTATATTTATCCATGTGGAGATAAAAATATCCAAATGACACAAATACAAAATTTTTATCCAAACATTCAAATAAAAGATGTAAGAAAAGTGTTAATTCAAAATTTATCTAAGTTTTTCGACGCAACCTTTGTAAATGTTTTATCGCGCTAATAATATAAGTATCTTTAAAAAGATAATATAAAAAATGTACTGTACATTTTATCAATAATAAACATCTATAAACTTTTATGTTTAGTAATATACATTATTAATTTTTATTTTTAATGAAGACGATAAATTTAATGAAAAAAAATCAAGATTTTTTTTTAAGAAAAATAACACCACATGTCATTCCAACTAAAAGAATATTACATTCAATAAATAAGCTAGAAAAACCAGATTGGTTGAAAGTAAAAATACCAACTGATACGTTTCGCATAAGAGATATGAAATGTATCTTAAGAAAAAACAATTTACATTCTGTTTGTGAAGAAGCAAAATGCCCAAATTTATTTGAATGTTTTAATAATGGTACCGTAACATTTATGATCCTTGGTTCAAAATGCACACGAAATTGTCCATTTTGCGCAGTATCTCATGGTAGACCAGATTCAGTAAATATTCATGAACCAGAAAAATTATCTAATACAGTATATGATTTAAATATTAATTATGTAGTTATTACATCAGTAGTTCGCGATGATTTATATGACGGCGGTGCAAAACATTTTGCTAATTGTATAAAAGCCATTCGAGATAAAACAAAAACGATTAAAATTGAAATATTAGTTCCTGATTTTCGAGGAAGAATAAAATTAGTATTATCAATTTTTGCATCATCATTACCAGATGTATTCAATCATAATATTGAAAGCGTACCCCGATTATACAAACAGATTCGACCTGGTGCAAATTATAAAAAATCATTATTTTTACTAGAATCTTTTAAAAATAAGTTTTTTCATATTCCAACTAAATCAGGTTTAATGTTAGGGATTGGTGAAACTGATTTAGAAATTATTGAGGTCATGAAAAATCTTTATTCTAGTGGAGTTACGTTGTTAACTATTGGACAATATCTTCAACCTAGTATTCATCATCTTCCAGTTCAACGATATATACCGCCTTTAGAGTTTCAGCATTTAAAAGAAGAAGCGTTGTCTATTGGATTTGTCAATGCTTTTTGTGGTCCTTTTGTACGTTCGTCATATCACGCGAGTGTTCAATCTTGCATATCTTTTAAAAAGTGAATTCAAATAATAATTTGAAATGAATTGATAGTTACAAATATTGTATAATATTATGTATAATTGTTAAATTTTATATGAAAAATAGACTGAAAAAATAGTTTGCATTAATATATTATATACTAGAGGTGCGGTGTGTTACATCCTAATTTTTTAAATATACCAAAAATTATTATTGCACTGGATTTTTGTAATAAAAAATCAGCTATGAAATTAGTAAGATTACTTAATCCATCTATTTTTTATTTAAAAATTGGAAAAGAAATGTTTACTATTTTAGGTGTGAAATTTGTAAAAGAATTGCATCAATTAGGATTTAATGTATTTCTGGATTTAAAGTTTCATGATATTCCCAATACTGTATTTAATGCTACGAAAGCAGTAGCAGATTTAGGTGTATGGATGTTAAGCGTGCATGCTTCTGGAGGAAGAGAAATGCTAATGTCTGCAAAAAAAGCATTACAATCTTTTAAAAACGCACCTTTATTAATTGCTATAACTGCATTAACTAGTTTAACAGAAAACGGATTAAGGGAAATAGGTATTCATATGTCATTATCTGAGTATATTTTTATTTTATCAAG contains these protein-coding regions:
- the lipB gene encoding lipoyl(octanoyl) transferase LipB, translating into MNNKIIYFRNLGLENWFTTFVKMNDFVTLRNLHTFDEIWFVEHYPIFTQGQSQTQKNMIFSNMIPIVKTNRGGQITYHGPGQQILYFLIDIRRRKISIRTLIKIMQIIVVETLKKFSLHSYIKNLLPGVYVNKKKICSLGLRVQNGSTLHGLALNVNMDLTPFSYIYPCGDKNIQMTQIQNFYPNIQIKDVRKVLIQNLSKFFDATFVNVLSR
- the lipA gene encoding lipoyl synthase, whose translation is MKKNQDFFLRKITPHVIPTKRILHSINKLEKPDWLKVKIPTDTFRIRDMKCILRKNNLHSVCEEAKCPNLFECFNNGTVTFMILGSKCTRNCPFCAVSHGRPDSVNIHEPEKLSNTVYDLNINYVVITSVVRDDLYDGGAKHFANCIKAIRDKTKTIKIEILVPDFRGRIKLVLSIFASSLPDVFNHNIESVPRLYKQIRPGANYKKSLFLLESFKNKFFHIPTKSGLMLGIGETDLEIIEVMKNLYSSGVTLLTIGQYLQPSIHHLPVQRYIPPLEFQHLKEEALSIGFVNAFCGPFVRSSYHASVQSCISFKK
- the pyrF gene encoding orotidine-5'-phosphate decarboxylase; its protein translation is MLHPNFLNIPKIIIALDFCNKKSAMKLVRLLNPSIFYLKIGKEMFTILGVKFVKELHQLGFNVFLDLKFHDIPNTVFNATKAVADLGVWMLSVHASGGREMLMSAKKALQSFKNAPLLIAITALTSLTENGLREIGIHMSLSEYIFILSRLSKDCGLDGIVCPGREAKKIKCLLGKKYKIITPGIRDIEDKLYDQKNVISPKKAKKYKIDYIVLGRSITMSIDPIKKLDLIIKSMQ